The DNA sequence GATTACACAAAAGAGTGCTGTCTTTGTCTCACCATCTCCATTGACTCCAATGCCGATATCAGAAAGATTCAGCTCATCTTTTGAGAGCAATCTTAATACCTGCTTATTCTCAAGAAATGCAAGTCTTGAGTTGGCACTGATTATGATGGAACGGACTGTGTCTCCTGCACCTCTCATACATTTGTTGTACTGCTTTACTGCCGGATGATTGGCTCCAAGCGGAGAACTCTCCTCTAAAAACTTCATACGCACATCCAGCTTTGATGCCTTTCCCTTCTCTGTAACCTCTGCCTCTCCAAGAAGCTTCAGTACTGTCTCAAAGTTTCTCTTTGCCGGCTGTACCTCCAGCCACACATAATAAAAGATAGCCTGTAAGAATAATCCTTCCGCTTTTTCCCAGAACGGATCACTTGGTGTTGCTCCCTTTGGTGTCGTATTGCTGATAAGGTTTGTAATCAGCTTGACCACATCTGTTTCCTCTCTGATATAGGAAAACGGATTGTAACAGTCTGATTTATCCATCTCTAACAGATTTATGACTTTCACATTGTATCCGTTATTCTTTAGCATCTGACCGCAGCTTCTAAGGATTTCTCCCTTTGGATCGGTACAGATAAAGGAACAGTTATGCGGCATCTGCATAAGATTCGGCTTTACTTCATAAAATGTCTTTCCTGCTCCGGAACCACCACAGATAAGGATATTTCCATTAAGCTTCAGCCTTCTGAAATCCAGCGACATCTTCACATTCTGGCTGAGTATCCGGTTGAAATTCTCATCCTTATCTGCAAGTATCTTGTTGACCTGCTTGGGATTTTCAAATCTTGCTGTACCAAATTCCTTACCCGGCATATAGTTTCTCTGACTGGTGTAATACATGACAATAGCCATCGCATAGATACCTAATGCAATGGCTACTGCTTTTACTGTATTGGAATTGTAATAGTTGGCAAAGGGAACAGCACATACTTCATTGAATCTGTCCATAAATTCATTAAAGGCTATTCCCTCTACCCACGCACCATTTATCAGATAACCAAGATACCCTGCTAACACTGCACCCACCAAAATAAATATCAGTGACGGTTTTTTCTTCGTTGTCTGCATAGGCTGCTACCTCGCTTTCTTTGTGGTAACAGTTTTCTTCTGTGTGGTCTTTTTCTGCTGCTTCTGCACTTTCTCGTAACGCTCCCTGACAGATGACTCCACCTTGTCGTAGTGAGTATAAAGTTCGGTTCCTTTCTGGGTTGTCACAACACGATTCTGCTCATCGTAAAGCTTATAATCCTTGGTGGAATCAAGGAAGGTAAGCATTGTCTTTCCACCATGAATCTCCATGATGTTTTCCTTACGGAGCCATACATATCTTGCCTCTTCTCCCCATGTGCCGGGAACTCTGGTCTTAACAGCATGGTCATTCTCTTCGATAATCAGCTTCTTGCTGATAGTCACATCTGACAGGTTCGCATTCTTTGATGCTGCAACTGCCCTCATTCTCTCAGCAAGGTCCTGATAACCTCTGACACGATTGATAAATGCATCCTTGTCCATCATGACTGTATGGGTGCCATCCTCATTCTTACTGCCAAGTACACCGATTGTCTCAAGCTGTCTGATAACACTTTCAGCCTGCTCACCATTGATACTGAAATTCTCCTTGACCTGATCCACACTGATAGCTTTCTTTTCCATTGCAAACATTCCGACCTTTTCGATCAGTCCTTCAATAGTGGAATTAACCCTATCCCCTTCTATCGTGTGGCTTTTCTCGTTTCCCTGCTGTTTCTTCAAAAAATCCATCAGCTTGCCAAGGGATTTTTCATCTCCATTCTTCAGATAATCGTCAAATGTGGCAATCTTGCCAAACTTGAGCTTCTGTATCATCATATTCACACGTGGAACTGCCTCCGTATGAAAGATTACCTCACTCAGTCCGTCTTTCCTGTTGCAGTCCGGAAGTACTGAATAGAGTATTCCATACTTCTTTGCCATCTTTTCAACCTTTTTCATATCTTCGGTATTAAACTGCAACACCTGTAAATCACCGCCCTTTAGGAGCAGCTTTCTCATGGATGTCTTGCCAAGGGATTTCTCATAATCAAGCATACCCTTCAAAAAATCAATTGCCTTTTGCATCGCAGCTATACCACCGCTTCCTACTTTCATTGCAATTTCTATTCCGTCATATGCGACACGGATAATCTGTACCGCTTCCTGAATCTCTTCTGCCATTATCGCACCTCTACTTTCTCTCTGACTGTTGTTTTAAGTGTTTCTGTCTCTGTAGTACGGATTTCTTCTGCTGATACATCAATACCATAAGCAGTTAAGATATCTGCCAGATGATTGATTGCTTTTTCCTCCTCGATCCGGTACATTTCAAGAGCCACAAGCAGGTTTTCCACCTGCTCCACCCATGCAGGCTTCATATCATATTTAGACCTGTATGTGACCATAATCTCGTCCGAATCAGCCTTATCCGCTGAATGTGCCAATGCTTCAATAAGAGAAATCGTATCTTCCTTGCTGCCGCTTCTGAATGCGAACTGGACAACAAAGTTTTTCTCTTCCTCTGTAAACTGATGCTCCACACCATTCATCTCTGTTACTGCTTCATTTACTACTGCTAAATTCATAAGTTCCTCCTAATCTGCCATGCTGTTTTCAAGCACAGCAATCTCAATGATCTCCTTCATCTTTTCCGCTGAAATGTTGTTGTTTATAAGCTCTACAAGCTGTGACTCAGTAAGTCCCTTTTCTATTGCACTCTTAATCTGCACAAGCTGTGCCGGAACAAGGTCTCCCGATGCTACCAGCTTTACAATGTCAGCTCTTGACTTTTTCTTAAATGACAGTCTTGCAAAAAGGCTTGCCACTCCGCTGTTGCTGCTCTTTCTCACACTTCGCTCAATCGGAAGTCTCTGCACCACATGACCTGACGCATCCACAACCGGAAGCTGGTAATATACTGGTATTCCATTCTGAATAACTGGTGCTGCTTGTGGTACTGCTATGGTATCCACCATTTCCTTACCTGCTGTTGTCTCGGCTACATTATCTTTAGGCTTTGTCTCCTCCTGTTTTGGTTTTTCCTCAGCTGCTTTCTTATTATCTACAGCTACTCCCATAATCTTATCTTCCAGCGATTCAATACGTTCACTCATACGCTTCATCTCCTTATCTTTTTTCTCAATATCATCCCTGAGTCTGGCAATCGTGCCATTAGCCTTGTTAAGTTCATTCTGCTGGTCATTAATCAGCTCATCCTTCTCCTGATTATCTTTAACCAGCCGCTTCCTTACTTCCTCATCATCTTTGGAAGTCTCTATTTCAGAAAGCTTCTTATTCAGGGCATCATACCTTTCATTCTGGTGATTGATCTTTGCGACCACTTCATCCATCTGTGCGACAAGAGCTTTCACATATTCCGAATCCTCCGGTTTCTGTTCTTTCGCTTTACTAAGATTTTCTAATACCACATCAAACATCCTGCGCATGTTTACTGCTGTATCATCTTTTTGGATTACCTCTCTGATTGCATCAATCGGCACACCTTTTTCATAGTAATCCAATGCTGTCTGCATCTTAGGTGCTGCCATCCTGTTTTCTTTCAACAGCGTTAACAACTCTTCTGATACACCTTTATGCAGACATTTTGATAACACCTTCATCTGCTCAATGTCATAACTTTTGTTAAGATACAGACCAATTTCATCATCAGTCAGCCCATATTCATAATCGCTTTTGACAAGAGCAATGACCTCACTGTCCATATGCTTATTACGAAGAATCTGTATCTTTCTCTCAATCGCCATTTCACTTAATGGCTCTCTTTTTTCTTCCATATATGCCTCCTAACCACTAAAAAAACAGCCTAACGTACCGGCTGTTCTTTTCTGTCTCTTATTGTTTCTTTGTCATACTGCTTCTCTTCTGCCGAAGCTGATACTGTAAGTTCTTTCCAGATTGATCTTCCCAGACTGAGTTCCTTTGACACCGCCCGTTCTGCCTTACAGTCCTGTGCATACTTACTCTCATATTTTTTTCTAAGACTCTCGACCTCTTCCACACTGTATCCCTGTGCTAAAAGCTCTGTGTTAAGCCTTTTCCATGCATTATGCTCATCTTCAAAGAAGGTATCCCCACTCTGATAACACGATTCCGCATCATCAAGCTCCCGGATCTGTTCAGCCTTCTCAAAAAT is a window from the Roseburia sp. 499 genome containing:
- a CDS encoding VirD4-like conjugal transfer protein, CD1115 family, which gives rise to MQTTKKKPSLIFILVGAVLAGYLGYLINGAWVEGIAFNEFMDRFNEVCAVPFANYYNSNTVKAVAIALGIYAMAIVMYYTSQRNYMPGKEFGTARFENPKQVNKILADKDENFNRILSQNVKMSLDFRRLKLNGNILICGGSGAGKTFYEVKPNLMQMPHNCSFICTDPKGEILRSCGQMLKNNGYNVKVINLLEMDKSDCYNPFSYIREETDVVKLITNLISNTTPKGATPSDPFWEKAEGLFLQAIFYYVWLEVQPAKRNFETVLKLLGEAEVTEKGKASKLDVRMKFLEESSPLGANHPAVKQYNKCMRGAGDTVRSIIISANSRLAFLENKQVLRLLSKDELNLSDIGIGVNGDGETKTALFCVIPDSDKSYNFIIGMLYTQIFQELYYQADFNCGGRLPIHVTFMLDEFANVALPDDFCSLLSTMRSREISSIIIIQNFAQLKALFKDTWETIPGNCDTFIYLGGNEQSTHKYVSELLGKGTIDKKSSGETKGRQGSSSRNYDVLGRELFTPDEVRKLDNKKCIIFIRGFDPIMDNKFIPFNHPMFNQTADGKGEPYVHQIRGADNLIGPPFEILSDKAVKYYEKLKDKGENVYIDSLTYEQFMMLGDAELSRRFSMQDEAEQKAKIDREQANELEYVDESQKSDAEESANSSSGSTGAKPVRNPEREKPKWEDTITNRMLHWSYTPEQKEEVKKALAAGVPKATILTYFYPEVTVEKMSSYRNKH
- a CDS encoding PcfB family protein, with protein sequence MAEEIQEAVQIIRVAYDGIEIAMKVGSGGIAAMQKAIDFLKGMLDYEKSLGKTSMRKLLLKGGDLQVLQFNTEDMKKVEKMAKKYGILYSVLPDCNRKDGLSEVIFHTEAVPRVNMMIQKLKFGKIATFDDYLKNGDEKSLGKLMDFLKKQQGNEKSHTIEGDRVNSTIEGLIEKVGMFAMEKKAISVDQVKENFSINGEQAESVIRQLETIGVLGSKNEDGTHTVMMDKDAFINRVRGYQDLAERMRAVAASKNANLSDVTISKKLIIEENDHAVKTRVPGTWGEEARYVWLRKENIMEIHGGKTMLTFLDSTKDYKLYDEQNRVVTTQKGTELYTHYDKVESSVRERYEKVQKQQKKTTQKKTVTTKKAR